CTAAACCATCGATGTCTGATTCTAATGTTGACAAAGCATCTGGGGAGGCAGCGACATCCGATGCAGCTACATTCGAGTTAAAGCGTCTGACTAAAACGGTCTATGAACTTCAGTTAAAAGTAGATACCGAATGGCTCCAGGCAAAAGAACGTGTCTATCCTGTATATATTGATCCTTCGATTCGGTTGGATGATGTTTACAATGCGAATGTGAATTCTGCTTATCCGAATCAAAATAACATCGGAAGTAAATTATGGGATCCTGGCCAAAATGCATATACACTAAAACTCGGTCAGTGGGATCATTCAACGGGAAACAATGCTGCGTTTCTTAAAATGGACACCTCGACCTTACAAAAAGCGACCATTTCTAAAGCCACATTGAAAGCGTATACGATCTGGCACATGTCACCTACACTTAAAAACGATATCTGGGTGTACGAGGCAAATGCCAATTGGTCCCCTTGGCAAGTAACATGGAATAACCAGCCAAACGGAACCCGAATTGGGAGTGTCAATGCAGGCCGCGGTCAATGGGCAAATATCGATGTGACGAAAACCGTACAAGCATGGGCAAGTGGCATGCGACCTAATTATGGTTTTCGCTTGGGAACAAGCAATGAGCAGAATTATTGGAAAAAATTAGTTGCCTCTGAAAATCAGACAAATTATCCATATTTAGAGGTCACTTATAGTTACGCGCCACCTGAAAAACCTACCGTCAAGACGAATTCGGATGGAGTAGGGACAGGGAGCGGCTACATGGATCTTACATGGAAAGCCATGCCAGGAGCGACAAGCTATAATATTGTGATTTCAAATGGTTTCAACTATCAATATTTTAATACAGGAAGTACGGCAACGACATGGAGCACGAAGGGGAAAAAGATTTTTCCAACCGCAGATGAATTAGCAAAAGGCGAATTCGCTTTTCATCATGATGGAAAGGGGACGGAATTCGCGCTGGACCCTCGCACGCTCTATGAAAATGCTTACCAGGCCGGCAGTACATTTGGATTGCGAAATTTAACGCGCTATTTATTCCGAGTTCAAGCTGTTTATCCTGGTGGTGAGAGCCCTAATTCAGACTTGGCATTTGCCTATTTACCACTTGAAGAGCCAAAACCACCTGTTGCTAAAGCCTATTCTAATTTAGCGAAAAAAGAAACTGGCTATGTGGAACTAAACTGGGAGCCGAGCCCACTTGCAGACGGCTATCAAGTGCTTGTTTATAATGGAAAAGCCTATCAATCATATGATGTGGGAAACGTGACAAAATGGACAACACAGCATAAAGGTATTTGGCCGACTAAAGCAGAGATCGAAGCAGGGAAATTCGCTCTTCATACAGACGGAAAAGGAGCTGAACTTTCGAAAGATCCATCACCGGTGTATCGGAATTCAGGTGGCGTCTACGGCGAACGAAAGAATTATTGGTTCCGAATTATCGCTTACCAAAAAGCTTTGAACCATGCAGGAAGTATCCAATCTGAGCCAGCAGTTCCAGTCATTCCCGAAGCGACGAATAAACAACTGGGAATGGTGGACTACTGGACAAACATTCCTGTGCGTGGCGGTGAAGTCAATGCGGTGAATGGGAATTTCTTATTCCATGAAACTGATCTTGAGCTATCAGGACGAGGGCCAAGTATTGCGGTGAAGCGGACATTTAATAGTCAAGACGAGACGATCGGATTGTTTGGAAAGGGTTGGACCAGCACGCTTGAAGAACGTCTTGTGGAAGAATCTAACGGCGATGTTATCTGGGTAGAAGCCGATAAAAAAATCCATCGTTTCAAAAAAACAGGAAACACATACGAAGCACCACCAGGAATTTATGCGAAGATTACCAAAGATGCGAGTGGCTTTTTGAAAGTGGAGGAAGATCAAACAGAGACGCGCTTTTTACTCGATGGGCGACTTTTATCCGAAAAAGATGCGAAAGGAAATACATTAACGTACCAATATACGGATGGCAAACTCACGAGTATCAAGGACGCTTCCGGTCGTGAGGTAACCATGTCTTATGACGGAGCTCTTGTTTCTAAAGTGGTGGGCCCAGAAGCACGAACGATTCAATACACGTATAATGCGCAACAAGAATTAATAGCTTCTTCTACCGCTCGTGGAAAAGTCTATCGCTATGGCTATACAAATGGGAAGTTAACCACCATCTATGATCCCAAACATACGAAAGAAAAGCCCTATCAAACCACGTATACGTATGATGGAGAAAAGCTTTCAGACATTACAGATCCCGTTGGCAAGAAGACGACACTAACCTATGATCCAGAAGCGCAGCGTGCCACACTCACTAATGAAAAGAAAAAACAAACGGTCTATGAATACAACGATGCTGGTAATCCTAAAAAAGAAGTAGTAGATGCATCAGGTCTAAAGCTTGCGACCACATACACTTACGAATCCAACAACTTAATCAAAGAAGTCCGACCTAAAGGGCAAGAAGAAACCTACCAATATGACGCGAATGGCAATCTTATAAAAACGACGGATGCTTATGGAACCGAAAGCTATACGTATAACCAAAACAATGATCTTACATCAAGCACCGATACAGAAGGACGAAAAACGAGTGTTGTTTATGACGGGGCAGATGCCGTTTCTGAAACTTTAAAAACCGAAGCGCCAACATCTTCTGTTACGCAATACGACGCTTATGGTAATGCCATTCGAGGAAGCGGAGAACTAGCATCAGGAACTAATCTGTTACAAAATAGTGGTTTTGAACAAGGAGATCTTACCAGCTGGACGATGGTTCAAACAAAAGCAAAAGGAGGTATCACCTATGATGCAGCTGAACACGCCCCTGGAGCTCTAGGCGGAAGCGGTTCAGTCAAGATCACAAGTGAAGCGCTCACCACCGAAAAAGGCTATACTTCCGCTACACAACGTGTGGAAGTTGAACCTGAGACAACCTATACATTCAGCGCATGGACGAAAGCCGCAGATTTAAATCACACGGATGGATCGTTGTTTGTTCGCTTACAAGATGCGAATGGAAGAGATATTACCGATAGCGGGATATGGGTGTCCAATCGCCCCACATCTCTAAAGAAGAATAGTGATTGGGTCAAACGCCAACTCACTTTTAAAACGTCCAAATCAACACGACAAGTTGTCCTTTACCTAGATAATGAACAACCCGCTCCTTCTAAAGGAAAAGGAACACTATGGTATGATAAAGTCCAATTTGAAAAAGGAAGCGTTGCATCGAGCTATAACCCAGTTACTAATAGTAGTTTTGAAGATCATAATACAACAAAACCAACTGGCTGGATGCGTACGGGAGATCAATCACTAACACAAGCCAAAGTTACAGAAGAGCGTAGTTTTAGTGGAGACAGTGCCATTGCCTTTGAACGAAAGAACACCAGTGAAGGCTACACACATATTGTCCAAGATGTTTATGTCAATCAAACGACAGCAGAAGCCCTGACCTTAACTGCTTTATCCAAATCAGACGGAGCAAAAGCAAATGGCAGCACACAAACCATGAGCGATGATTATTCGATTTGGGGGACGGTTTATTATCAAGATGGCACAATGTCAAGCGTTCAAGGCCAATTTCCTTTGGGGACTAATGACTGGAATCGAAGCGCGGTAGTCATCAAGCCAACTAAACCAATCCGCATGATTAAAGCCTATACAATGTTTCGAAACGGCCTTACTGGAAAAGCATGGTTCGATGATGTTCGCTTGATGGAAGGCGAAGTGCTCACGAAAAATGAGTATGATTCAAAAGGTAATTATGTCACAGCAAGCTATGATGAAGTAGGACGGAAAACGAGTTTCGCCTATGATACGTATGGGAATAAAAAGACAGAAACCGATGAATTAGGCCATCAAAAGACCTTTGCGTACGATGCCGACAACGCCTTAACCAAAACAACGCTTGCGAATGGAACCTCGGTTGCTTACACTTATGATGATAACGGCAATACAACAGAAAAACAGATCACAGCAGCCGGTATCATACAGAAAAACGGTTATACGTATGATGTCGATAACAAAGTCACTGCCTTTACCGATGCCTTAGGACGAACGATTCGTTATGCGTACGATGCAGCAGGAAATGAAACGAAAACAATCATGCCAAATGGACGTGTGACAGAGAGTGCGTATGATTCTGCAGACCGTGTGACTGATGTGAAGTGGAATGACAAATCCGCGTTTCGTTTCCAATATGACGCCAATGGCAACCAGACAAAAGTAACGGATGATGTGAATCACCTTGTCACAGATAAAGTATACGATGATGCCGATCGAATTACGAAAGTGAGCGACCGCGGAGGAAACATCAGCTACACATACAAAGACGAACCTTCCAAAGAGAATAAAGGCAAGACGGATAAAGTTGGCGAGGTCTCGATTCATCACGGCGCCTATACCGCAAAAACTAGCTACACGTATAATGAGCTAGACCAGAATACGCGTGTGAATGACGGGAAGAAAAACGCCTATTTTGAATTTGACGAATTCGGCAATATCGGCGCTTATATCGCAGGAAATGATACCGCGGCAAACTATACGTATGATAGCACACAAAAAGTGACCAATGTATCGATTGGAAATGCGAGCGGGAGTGCGATTTTAGATGAAAGTTACACATATGATGCAGCAAGTAACCGGACGAGTATTGATAACAAGCAAACCGGGAAAACGACGTATACGTATGATGCGGTAAATCAGCTAACGAAGGAAACACTGCCGAATGGAACGGTAAAAAGCTATACGTATGACGGATTTGGCAATCGAACACGTGTAGAATTAAGCGGAAACGAGACAAAAACGATCTCAGCACGGTATAATCAAGGAAACCAACTAGTTGAATGGAACGGCAAAGCGCTGACGTATGATGAGAATGGAAACCGGACAAGTGATGGGAAGTATACGTATACGTGGGATACAGGCGATCGATTAGTCGCGGTGATGAAAAAGGGTGAATCGAAGCCATTTGTGACGTATACGTATGATGATGATAACCGGCGTTTGTCGAAAACAGTGGATGATGTGACGACGAATTATCATTATGATGGGGATAGTATTGATGTGTTGTATGAGACGGATGCTTCGGGGACAGTGACGCGTCAATATGTGTATTCGGATGACAATGTGAGACTAGCAATGAAGATGAATGGGCAGACGCTATATTATCATTACAATGCGCATGGTGATGTTATCGCGCTAACGGATGAAGCTGGTCAAGTGGTAGGGAAGTATCAATATGATGCATGGGGAACTGTGCTTCAGAGTGAGGCAACAACGCCAGAAGCGAAAGCGAATCCGTATGGCTATGCGGGATATAGGTATGATGAGGAGATTCAGCAGTATTACTTGATGGCCCGGTATTATGAACCGGAGCAAGGTGTGTTTACGGCGTATGATCCGGATCCTGGGGATGAAGATGATCCGCAGACGATGAATGGGTATAATTATGCGAATAATAATCCGGTGATGTATGTGGATCCGGAT
This DNA window, taken from Listeria sp. PSOL-1, encodes the following:
- a CDS encoding DNRLRE domain-containing protein, with the translated sequence MAAMLVSSSCPVYESQAKEPFESTKKKAVSREEKKKGKQAAPTEVKAERTATESVYDNHDGTFTKQIYADPVYMKDQGEMKKLDATLEKEAQTDTIQPKQTPLKLEFLEKMENGIYEKLTEKGAEVSFSLQEARAEDSVTAVTDQSATYRANEVTYANVFPQTDLRHLTFHQSVKEDLVLHKPTKIATYLYHIETKLAVKKEEDGSVVFQDSSGKTKYTLPKPSMSDSNVDKASGEAATSDAATFELKRLTKTVYELQLKVDTEWLQAKERVYPVYIDPSIRLDDVYNANVNSAYPNQNNIGSKLWDPGQNAYTLKLGQWDHSTGNNAAFLKMDTSTLQKATISKATLKAYTIWHMSPTLKNDIWVYEANANWSPWQVTWNNQPNGTRIGSVNAGRGQWANIDVTKTVQAWASGMRPNYGFRLGTSNEQNYWKKLVASENQTNYPYLEVTYSYAPPEKPTVKTNSDGVGTGSGYMDLTWKAMPGATSYNIVISNGFNYQYFNTGSTATTWSTKGKKIFPTADELAKGEFAFHHDGKGTEFALDPRTLYENAYQAGSTFGLRNLTRYLFRVQAVYPGGESPNSDLAFAYLPLEEPKPPVAKAYSNLAKKETGYVELNWEPSPLADGYQVLVYNGKAYQSYDVGNVTKWTTQHKGIWPTKAEIEAGKFALHTDGKGAELSKDPSPVYRNSGGVYGERKNYWFRIIAYQKALNHAGSIQSEPAVPVIPEATNKQLGMVDYWTNIPVRGGEVNAVNGNFLFHETDLELSGRGPSIAVKRTFNSQDETIGLFGKGWTSTLEERLVEESNGDVIWVEADKKIHRFKKTGNTYEAPPGIYAKITKDASGFLKVEEDQTETRFLLDGRLLSEKDAKGNTLTYQYTDGKLTSIKDASGREVTMSYDGALVSKVVGPEARTIQYTYNAQQELIASSTARGKVYRYGYTNGKLTTIYDPKHTKEKPYQTTYTYDGEKLSDITDPVGKKTTLTYDPEAQRATLTNEKKKQTVYEYNDAGNPKKEVVDASGLKLATTYTYESNNLIKEVRPKGQEETYQYDANGNLIKTTDAYGTESYTYNQNNDLTSSTDTEGRKTSVVYDGADAVSETLKTEAPTSSVTQYDAYGNAIRGSGELASGTNLLQNSGFEQGDLTSWTMVQTKAKGGITYDAAEHAPGALGGSGSVKITSEALTTEKGYTSATQRVEVEPETTYTFSAWTKAADLNHTDGSLFVRLQDANGRDITDSGIWVSNRPTSLKKNSDWVKRQLTFKTSKSTRQVVLYLDNEQPAPSKGKGTLWYDKVQFEKGSVASSYNPVTNSSFEDHNTTKPTGWMRTGDQSLTQAKVTEERSFSGDSAIAFERKNTSEGYTHIVQDVYVNQTTAEALTLTALSKSDGAKANGSTQTMSDDYSIWGTVYYQDGTMSSVQGQFPLGTNDWNRSAVVIKPTKPIRMIKAYTMFRNGLTGKAWFDDVRLMEGEVLTKNEYDSKGNYVTASYDEVGRKTSFAYDTYGNKKTETDELGHQKTFAYDADNALTKTTLANGTSVAYTYDDNGNTTEKQITAAGIIQKNGYTYDVDNKVTAFTDALGRTIRYAYDAAGNETKTIMPNGRVTESAYDSADRVTDVKWNDKSAFRFQYDANGNQTKVTDDVNHLVTDKVYDDADRITKVSDRGGNISYTYKDEPSKENKGKTDKVGEVSIHHGAYTAKTSYTYNELDQNTRVNDGKKNAYFEFDEFGNIGAYIAGNDTAANYTYDSTQKVTNVSIGNASGSAILDESYTYDAASNRTSIDNKQTGKTTYTYDAVNQLTKETLPNGTVKSYTYDGFGNRTRVELSGNETKTISARYNQGNQLVEWNGKALTYDENGNRTSDGKYTYTWDTGDRLVAVMKKGESKPFVTYTYDDDNRRLSKTVDDVTTNYHYDGDSIDVLYETDASGTVTRQYVYSDDNVRLAMKMNGQTLYYHYNAHGDVIALTDEAGQVVGKYQYDAWGTVLQSEATTPEAKANPYGYAGYRYDEEIQQYYLMARYYEPEQGVFTAYDPDPGDEDDPQTMNGYNYANNNPVMYVDPDGNFAYAMAAGFAFGPVGWGLALGVSAAWAGYQTYKWYKARKGRTHSYSKSKGKKKIKTKNITKGKGVKNYKASVTRRQLERRLRQSNWKVRNRKDGVREFTRNGRKIVTRSKSKQGNPTADYYKKGAKKITRKYRLKQRR